Proteins encoded within one genomic window of Nonomuraea gerenzanensis:
- a CDS encoding PspC domain-containing protein — protein sequence MAMVTRRGPYGHQGTTPGSGQGCPGCEQRTRRSTMVGMTEAPPRQPASPPRELRRSSEGRILMGVCAGLGRHTGIDPVVFRVGFAVLLLGSGIGLFLYLAAFLLMKEPNGRPGIIEQWTRRDFDAEAVMALLTAVLGFGLAINLATVWLDTGTLVVGVFLAVSLLAAHASGVDLRALARSMPERLSRRPGAERPAASYESAAPPAPVRAPAAPQGSPARQETVAGVPEEAAAPETTATRAHRDVPGVAQAHAATPEPAHTHKDTPEAAQAHTDTPEAAQARADALEAAHASEAAPQPTARAPESERRARPDDEPVSPYAITAQHSIPYGSLGEPFAPNGPYQPLDPARRPGYSPYDPSLYARPVPKRRRPKSYIGLITILLAVIIGGIVVAVQSRSAAGVSPTIVGGAMLITIGAGLLVAAWWGRGAGLVAAGTAVTLMVGMGLMLGGVPRNIGPAEWTPTTIAEASTLFDVGVGDGQLDLSELQLPPGSNVTVKATISAGELVVIVPPTARVEVTASNKIGDIVIDQSLRGGVDVRTSKVLEPEVKPQGRPATIKLDLKGGFGDMEVRRAA from the coding sequence ATGGCCATGGTCACACGTCGAGGGCCATACGGGCATCAGGGAACAACCCCCGGGTCGGGTCAGGGGTGTCCCGGATGCGAGCAGCGCACGCGTAGGTCCACGATGGTAGGCATGACAGAAGCTCCGCCCAGGCAGCCGGCCTCTCCCCCCCGGGAGCTGCGACGCAGCAGCGAGGGACGCATTCTCATGGGAGTGTGCGCGGGCCTGGGGCGGCACACCGGCATCGACCCCGTGGTGTTCCGCGTGGGCTTCGCGGTGCTCCTGCTCGGTTCCGGCATCGGGCTGTTCCTCTACCTGGCGGCGTTCCTGCTCATGAAGGAGCCGAACGGGCGGCCGGGGATCATCGAGCAGTGGACGCGGCGCGACTTCGACGCCGAGGCCGTGATGGCGCTGCTGACGGCGGTGCTGGGCTTCGGGCTGGCGATCAACCTGGCGACGGTGTGGCTCGACACGGGGACGCTGGTGGTGGGGGTGTTCCTGGCCGTGTCGCTGCTGGCCGCGCACGCCAGCGGGGTCGATCTGCGGGCTCTGGCCCGGTCGATGCCGGAGCGGCTGAGCCGCCGGCCGGGTGCGGAGCGGCCCGCCGCCTCGTACGAGAGCGCCGCGCCGCCCGCCCCCGTCCGCGCTCCCGCCGCTCCCCAGGGCTCGCCGGCCCGGCAGGAGACGGTGGCGGGCGTGCCCGAAGAGGCGGCGGCGCCGGAGACAACCGCCACCCGAGCACACCGGGACGTGCCGGGAGTGGCCCAAGCACACGCAGCCACGCCCGAACCGGCCCATACACACAAGGACACCCCCGAAGCGGCTCAGGCACACACGGACACGCCGGAGGCGGCACAGGCACGCGCAGACGCACTGGAAGCGGCGCACGCGAGCGAGGCCGCCCCGCAGCCGACCGCACGAGCGCCCGAGTCGGAGCGGCGAGCCCGGCCCGACGACGAGCCCGTGTCCCCGTACGCGATCACCGCCCAGCACTCCATCCCCTACGGCAGCCTCGGCGAGCCGTTCGCCCCGAACGGCCCCTACCAGCCCCTGGATCCCGCCAGGCGACCCGGCTATTCACCGTACGACCCCAGCCTGTACGCCCGCCCCGTGCCGAAACGACGGCGCCCGAAGTCGTACATCGGCCTCATCACCATCCTGCTGGCAGTGATCATCGGAGGGATCGTCGTGGCCGTGCAATCCAGGTCAGCGGCGGGAGTGAGCCCGACCATCGTCGGCGGCGCCATGCTCATCACGATCGGCGCCGGGCTGCTGGTGGCCGCCTGGTGGGGCCGCGGCGCGGGCCTGGTGGCGGCGGGCACGGCGGTGACGCTGATGGTGGGCATGGGGCTGATGCTCGGCGGCGTGCCGCGCAACATCGGCCCGGCGGAATGGACGCCGACCACGATCGCTGAGGCGAGCACGCTCTTCGACGTGGGGGTGGGCGACGGCCAGCTGGACCTGTCGGAGCTGCAGCTGCCACCGGGGTCGAACGTGACGGTCAAGGCCACGATCTCGGCCGGCGAGCTGGTGGTGATCGTGCCACCGACGGCCCGGGTCGAGGTGACGGCCAGCAACAAGATCGGTGACATCGTGATCGACCAGTCGCTCAGGGGCGGCGTGGACGTTCGCACGAGCAAGGTGCTGGAGCCCGAGGTGAAGCCGCAGGGCAGGCCCGCCACCATCAAGCTCGACCTGAAGGGCGGCTTCGGCGACATGGAGGTGCGGCGTGCCGCGTGA
- the pcrA gene encoding DNA helicase PcrA, whose amino-acid sequence MLDGLNPQQREAVIHHGSPLLIVAGAGSGKTRVLTHRIAYLLAEREVHPGEILAITFTNKAAREMKERIDKLVGPRSKAMWVMTFHSACMRILRREAKRLGFPSSFSIYDQADSQRLMAMVCREMELDPKRYPPRSFSAQVSNFKNELIDYETALDKAGSHLEKTLAQAYKAYQLKLTEAGAMDFDDIIMNTVTLFQLFPDVAEHYRMRFRHVLVDEYQDTNHAQYILIRELVGHPELRTDDGELVRSGADMSQLCVVGDADQSIYAFRGATIRNILEFERDYPDARTILLEQNYRSTQNILAAANAVIARNESRKPKNLWSDQGDGPKIVGYVADNEHDEAMFVAQEVDRLSDEEGVKPGEVAVFYRTNAASRVFEEIFIRTGLPYKVVGGVRFYERKEVKDLLAYLRVLANPADVVSLRRILNVPKRGIGDRAEAAIEVLSSRENITFWDALRRADEAYGMATRSLNAVKEFVALIEELIAKGAGMPPSALAEEVLVATGYRAELEASEDPQDESRLENLNELISVASEFEEANPEGTLVEFLEQVSLVADADQIPDTDGGQGVVTLMTLHTAKGLEFPVVFLTAMEDGVFPHVRSLGEPKELEEERRLAYVGITRAQQRLYITRAAVRSSWGAPSFNPASRFVNEVPDQLMEWRTDPEKSAWSAATRREPARQAAPAKSASGGGRKVPSLAPGDRVSHDAFGLGTVVSVDGVAEKTKVKIDFGSGGEKTLLLAYAPLEKL is encoded by the coding sequence TTGCTCGATGGCCTCAACCCGCAGCAGCGCGAGGCCGTGATCCATCATGGCAGTCCACTGCTCATCGTGGCCGGAGCGGGGTCGGGCAAGACGCGGGTGCTCACGCACCGCATCGCGTACCTGCTGGCCGAGCGGGAGGTGCATCCGGGCGAGATCCTGGCGATCACCTTCACCAACAAGGCCGCCAGGGAGATGAAGGAGCGCATCGACAAGCTCGTCGGGCCGCGCTCCAAGGCGATGTGGGTGATGACGTTCCACAGCGCCTGCATGCGCATCCTGCGGCGCGAGGCCAAGCGGCTGGGGTTCCCGTCCAGTTTCTCGATCTACGACCAGGCCGACTCGCAGCGGCTCATGGCCATGGTGTGCAGGGAGATGGAGCTCGACCCGAAGCGTTACCCGCCGCGCTCGTTCTCGGCGCAGGTCAGCAACTTCAAGAACGAGCTGATCGACTATGAGACCGCGCTCGACAAGGCGGGCTCGCACCTGGAGAAGACGCTCGCGCAGGCGTACAAGGCCTACCAGCTCAAGCTGACCGAGGCCGGCGCGATGGACTTCGACGACATCATCATGAACACGGTGACGTTGTTCCAGCTCTTCCCCGACGTGGCCGAGCACTACCGGATGCGGTTCAGGCACGTGCTGGTCGACGAGTACCAGGACACCAACCACGCCCAGTACATCCTGATCAGGGAGCTGGTGGGGCATCCCGAGTTGCGCACCGACGACGGCGAGCTGGTGCGCTCGGGCGCCGACATGTCGCAGCTGTGCGTGGTGGGTGACGCCGACCAGTCCATCTACGCCTTCCGTGGCGCGACGATCCGCAACATCCTGGAGTTCGAGCGCGACTACCCCGACGCCCGCACGATCCTGCTGGAGCAGAACTACCGCTCCACCCAGAACATCCTGGCCGCCGCCAACGCCGTGATCGCGCGCAACGAGTCGCGCAAGCCGAAGAACCTCTGGTCCGACCAGGGCGACGGTCCCAAGATCGTCGGGTACGTGGCCGACAACGAGCACGACGAGGCCATGTTCGTGGCCCAGGAGGTCGACCGGCTCAGCGACGAGGAGGGCGTCAAGCCGGGCGAGGTCGCGGTCTTCTACCGCACCAACGCCGCCTCCCGCGTGTTCGAGGAGATCTTCATCCGCACCGGCCTGCCGTACAAGGTGGTCGGGGGCGTGCGCTTCTACGAGCGCAAGGAGGTCAAGGACCTGCTGGCCTACCTGCGCGTGCTGGCCAACCCGGCCGACGTGGTGTCGCTGCGGCGCATCCTGAACGTGCCCAAGCGCGGCATCGGCGACCGGGCCGAGGCCGCGATCGAGGTGCTGTCGTCCCGCGAGAACATCACGTTCTGGGACGCGCTGCGCCGGGCCGACGAGGCGTACGGCATGGCCACGCGCTCGCTCAACGCGGTCAAGGAGTTCGTCGCGCTGATCGAGGAGCTGATCGCCAAGGGCGCGGGCATGCCGCCGTCGGCGCTGGCCGAGGAGGTGCTGGTGGCCACCGGCTACCGCGCCGAGCTGGAGGCCTCCGAGGACCCACAGGACGAGTCCCGCCTGGAGAACCTCAACGAGCTCATCTCCGTGGCCTCCGAGTTCGAGGAGGCCAACCCCGAGGGCACGCTGGTGGAGTTCCTGGAGCAGGTGTCGCTGGTGGCCGACGCCGACCAGATCCCCGACACCGACGGCGGGCAGGGCGTGGTCACGCTGATGACCCTGCACACCGCCAAGGGCCTGGAGTTCCCCGTCGTGTTCCTGACGGCCATGGAGGACGGCGTGTTCCCGCACGTCCGCTCGCTGGGTGAGCCCAAGGAGCTGGAGGAGGAGCGGCGGCTGGCCTACGTCGGCATCACGCGGGCGCAGCAGCGGCTCTACATCACGCGGGCGGCCGTACGCAGCTCGTGGGGCGCGCCGTCGTTCAATCCCGCCTCCCGCTTCGTCAACGAGGTGCCCGACCAGCTCATGGAGTGGCGCACCGACCCCGAGAAGTCGGCGTGGAGCGCGGCCACGCGGCGCGAGCCGGCCCGCCAGGCCGCCCCGGCCAAGAGCGCGTCCGGCGGCGGGCGCAAGGTGCCCTCGCTGGCGCCCGGTGACCGGGTCTCGCACGACGCGTTCGGGCTGGGCACGGTGGTGTCCGTGGACGGAGTCGCGGAGAAGACCAAGGTGAAGATCGACTTCGGGAGTGGCGGGGAGAAGACGTTGCTGCTGGCGTACGCGCCGCTGGAGAAGCTCTGA
- a CDS encoding PIN domain-containing protein, producing MATTGLMYLLDKSALSRIRVSDVIAKALQPLFAARTVATCSVVDLEVLYSARDYAHYQRILHAQRQCILLPVDQEVQARAMAVQRQLVEISQHRGIGPTELLIAACAEVHGATILHYGHSFDIISEVTGQPSLWVVPPGSVP from the coding sequence CAACGACAGGACTGATGTATCTCCTCGACAAGAGCGCCCTGTCGCGCATCCGGGTCAGCGACGTGATCGCCAAGGCGCTGCAGCCGCTGTTCGCGGCGCGGACCGTGGCGACGTGCAGCGTCGTCGACCTGGAGGTGCTCTACAGCGCCCGCGACTACGCCCACTACCAGCGCATCCTGCATGCCCAGCGGCAGTGCATCCTGCTGCCGGTGGACCAGGAGGTGCAGGCGCGGGCGATGGCGGTGCAGCGGCAGCTCGTCGAGATCTCCCAGCATCGCGGGATCGGGCCGACCGAGTTGCTGATCGCCGCCTGTGCCGAGGTGCACGGGGCGACGATCCTGCACTACGGGCACTCCTTCGACATCATCTCGGAGGTGACCGGGCAACCGTCGTTGTGGGTGGTGCCGCCCGGCTCGGTGCCATAG
- a CDS encoding xanthine dehydrogenase family protein molybdopterin-binding subunit, with the protein MTTQEVGRPRRRKEDARLLTGRTQWTDNLSRPGTLHVMFLRSPMAHARITRVDVSGARGLPGVVAAFSGQDFEAEQGSLPCAWPRSGDTVVPDHPPMAVSEVRYVGEAVACVVATDRYRAADALEAIEVDYEQLPAVLDMNEALGDSSARVHESGNRAFTYRTTSGDLDAAFRDAPVVIDRTFVQQRLIPSAMEPRAVLCDTDGDSFTMWTSTQIPHILRTMLALVTGVAEHKLRVVAPDVGGGFGSKLQVTAEEVLCLLLARKLGKPVKWAESRSEGNLTVHHGRDQIQHLRLAADADGRIRGLQVELLADMGAYLVLLTPAVPLLGAQMFNAIYKMDAYEFACTGVFTTKMPTDAYRGAGRPEATFGIERMMDELAAELRMDPLEVRRRNWIRHEEFPFTTISGLTYDSGNYEAATERAMALFGYDKLRAEQNDRRDRGDPVQLGIGVSTYTEMCGLGPSRWFGDNNAGAGGWEHGSVRVLPTGKVEVVTGSSPHGQGHVTAWSQIVADALGVPFEDVTVLHGDTAISPKGLDTYGSRSLTIGGIAVLKACDKVRDKARKLAAHVLECSPDDLEFEAGAFTVRGTGSQKSIQELALAAFAAHDLPEGVEARLDSDVTFDPENFSFPHGTHLCAVEVDTDTGMVKIRSYVAVDDVGKVVNPLIVDGQLHGGIAQGIAQALFEEAVYDADGNLLTATMADYLLPSAADLPDFALDRTESPATSNPLGVKGVGEAGTIASTPAVVNAIVDALRPRGVVDVQMPCTPERVWRALEGARR; encoded by the coding sequence ATGACCACGCAGGAAGTAGGCAGGCCCCGCAGGCGGAAAGAGGACGCCAGGCTGCTGACGGGGCGCACGCAGTGGACCGACAACCTCTCGCGGCCGGGCACGCTGCACGTGATGTTCCTGCGCAGCCCGATGGCGCACGCGAGGATCACCAGGGTGGACGTGTCGGGGGCGCGCGGCCTGCCGGGGGTGGTGGCGGCCTTCAGCGGCCAGGACTTCGAGGCCGAGCAGGGCAGCCTGCCGTGCGCGTGGCCGCGCAGCGGCGACACGGTCGTGCCCGACCACCCGCCGATGGCGGTCTCCGAGGTGCGTTACGTCGGCGAGGCGGTGGCGTGCGTGGTGGCCACCGACCGGTACCGCGCGGCGGACGCCCTGGAGGCGATCGAGGTCGACTACGAGCAGTTGCCCGCGGTGCTGGACATGAACGAGGCACTCGGCGACTCCAGCGCCCGGGTGCACGAGTCGGGCAACCGGGCCTTCACGTACCGGACGACCTCGGGCGACCTGGACGCGGCGTTCAGGGACGCGCCCGTGGTGATCGACCGCACGTTCGTGCAGCAGCGGCTGATCCCGAGCGCGATGGAGCCGCGGGCGGTGCTGTGCGACACCGACGGCGACTCGTTCACGATGTGGACGTCCACCCAGATCCCGCACATCCTGCGCACCATGCTGGCGCTGGTCACCGGCGTCGCCGAGCACAAGCTCCGCGTGGTGGCCCCCGACGTGGGCGGCGGCTTCGGCTCGAAGCTGCAGGTCACGGCGGAGGAGGTGCTGTGCCTGCTGCTGGCGCGCAAGCTGGGCAAGCCGGTGAAGTGGGCGGAGTCGCGCTCGGAGGGCAACCTGACGGTGCACCACGGCCGTGACCAGATCCAGCACCTGCGGCTGGCTGCCGACGCCGACGGCCGCATCCGCGGGCTGCAGGTGGAGCTGCTGGCCGACATGGGCGCCTACCTGGTGCTGCTGACGCCGGCGGTCCCGCTGCTCGGGGCGCAGATGTTCAACGCCATCTACAAGATGGACGCCTACGAGTTCGCCTGCACGGGCGTGTTCACCACGAAGATGCCGACGGACGCCTACCGGGGCGCGGGGCGGCCCGAGGCCACGTTCGGCATCGAGCGGATGATGGACGAGCTGGCGGCCGAGCTGCGGATGGACCCGCTGGAGGTGCGGCGGCGCAACTGGATCAGGCACGAGGAGTTCCCCTTCACCACGATCTCCGGCCTGACCTACGACTCGGGCAACTACGAGGCGGCGACGGAGCGGGCGATGGCCCTGTTCGGCTACGACAAGCTGCGGGCCGAGCAGAACGACCGGCGTGACAGGGGCGACCCCGTGCAGCTCGGGATCGGCGTGAGCACGTACACGGAGATGTGCGGGCTGGGCCCGTCGCGGTGGTTCGGCGACAACAACGCCGGCGCGGGCGGCTGGGAGCACGGCTCGGTGCGGGTGCTGCCCACGGGCAAGGTGGAGGTCGTGACGGGCAGCTCGCCGCACGGCCAGGGGCACGTGACGGCGTGGAGCCAGATCGTCGCCGACGCGCTGGGCGTGCCGTTCGAGGACGTCACGGTGCTGCACGGCGACACGGCGATCTCGCCCAAGGGGCTGGACACCTACGGCTCGCGCTCCCTGACCATCGGCGGCATCGCGGTGCTCAAGGCGTGCGACAAGGTCAGGGACAAGGCCCGCAAGCTGGCCGCGCACGTGCTCGAATGCTCGCCGGACGACCTGGAGTTCGAGGCGGGCGCGTTCACGGTGCGGGGCACCGGCTCGCAGAAGAGCATCCAGGAGCTGGCGCTGGCCGCGTTCGCGGCGCACGACCTGCCGGAGGGGGTGGAGGCGCGGCTCGACTCCGACGTCACGTTCGACCCGGAGAACTTCTCCTTCCCGCACGGCACCCACCTGTGCGCCGTGGAGGTCGACACCGACACGGGCATGGTCAAGATCCGCTCGTACGTGGCGGTGGACGACGTCGGCAAGGTCGTCAACCCGCTGATCGTGGACGGCCAGCTGCACGGCGGTATCGCCCAGGGCATCGCGCAGGCCCTGTTCGAGGAGGCCGTGTACGACGCCGACGGCAACCTGCTGACCGCCACGATGGCCGACTACCTGCTCCCGTCGGCCGCCGACCTGCCGGACTTCGCCCTGGACAGGACCGAGTCCCCGGCGACCAGCAACCCGCTGGGCGTCAAGGGCGTCGGCGAGGCGGGCACGATCGCCTCGACCCCGGCCGTGGTGAACGCGATCGTGGACGCCCTGCGGCCGCGCGGCGTCGTCGACGTCCAGATGCCCTGCACGCCGGAACGTGTCTGGAGAGCCCTGGAAGGAGCACGGCGATGA
- a CDS encoding (2Fe-2S)-binding protein has protein sequence MPRITVTVDGIQYEEDVEPRLLLVHLLRERLGKTGTPIGCDTSNCGACTVMIDGKSAKSCSVLAVQADGCDVVTIEGLGANGSLHPMQQAFHEEHALQCGYCTPGMVMAAIDLLRDDPDPSEETIRQGLEGNLCRCTGYCNIVRAVRRGAQEMGQAVRTP, from the coding sequence ATGCCCCGCATCACCGTCACTGTCGACGGTATCCAGTACGAGGAGGACGTCGAGCCGCGGCTCCTGCTCGTCCATCTACTACGAGAACGCCTGGGCAAGACCGGCACCCCCATCGGTTGCGACACCAGCAACTGCGGTGCCTGCACGGTCATGATCGACGGCAAGAGCGCCAAGAGCTGCTCGGTGCTCGCCGTCCAGGCCGACGGCTGCGACGTCGTCACGATCGAGGGCCTGGGCGCCAACGGCTCCCTGCATCCGATGCAGCAGGCCTTCCACGAAGAGCACGCGCTGCAGTGCGGCTACTGCACGCCGGGCATGGTCATGGCCGCGATCGACCTGCTCAGGGACGATCCGGACCCATCGGAGGAGACGATCAGGCAGGGCCTGGAGGGCAACCTCTGCCGCTGCACCGGATACTGCAACATCGTGCGCGCGGTACGCAGGGGCGCGCAGGAGATGGGCCAGGCGGTGAGAACGCCATGA
- a CDS encoding PIG-L deacetylase family protein produces the protein MLPESEINRVLVVTAHPDDADFGAAGSVALFVDRGVEVTYLLVTDGDAGGNERNLDNSGMAELRRTEQLAAAKAVGVTDVRFLGYPDGQVVPSLELRRAIARVIRQVRPDLVITHHPDRNYQFIAPSHPDHRAVGGATLDAVYPDARNPYAFPELIKEEGLEAWTVREVWLNGGSTPNHWVDITESMDRKLAALQSHVSQVSHVEGFIDFVRSRFAAWAEQAGLGEGRYAEGFQVVPTA, from the coding sequence ATGCTGCCGGAGAGCGAGATCAACCGCGTACTCGTCGTGACCGCCCACCCCGACGACGCCGACTTCGGTGCCGCCGGAAGCGTGGCGTTGTTCGTGGACAGGGGCGTGGAGGTCACGTACCTGCTGGTCACCGACGGTGACGCGGGCGGGAACGAGCGTAACTTGGACAACTCCGGCATGGCGGAGCTACGCAGGACCGAGCAGCTGGCCGCCGCCAAGGCCGTCGGCGTGACGGACGTGCGCTTCCTCGGCTACCCGGACGGCCAGGTGGTGCCCTCGCTGGAGCTCAGGCGGGCCATCGCCAGGGTGATCCGGCAGGTCAGGCCCGACCTCGTCATCACCCACCACCCCGACCGAAACTACCAGTTCATCGCCCCCAGCCACCCTGACCACCGCGCCGTGGGCGGCGCGACCCTGGACGCGGTCTACCCGGACGCGCGCAATCCGTACGCGTTCCCGGAGCTGATCAAGGAGGAGGGACTGGAGGCGTGGACCGTACGTGAGGTGTGGCTGAACGGCGGCTCCACGCCGAACCATTGGGTGGACATCACCGAGTCCATGGACCGCAAGCTCGCGGCCTTGCAGTCACATGTGAGTCAGGTTTCACACGTGGAAGGCTTCATCGACTTCGTCAGGAGCCGCTTCGCCGCCTGGGCCGAGCAGGCCGGGCTCGGCGAGGGCCGCTACGCGGAGGGCTTCCAGGTGGTCCCGACGGCCTGA
- a CDS encoding L,D-transpeptidase: protein MKRVTRMLPALVALVAATACAAESAPVPQATAQAQVTSQATTVPAAAAAAAPTPAPTPTPSVPAGKKIKVGIADITPMGEKTEKVGVGFPIIVTFDRDVKDKAAVEAVLDVESEEAHEGAWRWVSARKVIYRTKTYWKPYQKVLFTARLSELPGNTGAKNVSRRFAVGAKNISVVDTRKHTMKVYRNGKLAKKIPISAGKGGLIRNGVDVYLTTSGVHLTMGKKAVETMTSSWMGVTDPKDPRYYKEEIPWAVRISDSGEYVHQSAGYYQYLGNSNQSHGCVRATPAGAKWFYTIAQRGDVVKITGTKRKLQWNNGWSYWQLNWTQWKKGSALKS, encoded by the coding sequence TTGAAGCGCGTCACCCGGATGCTTCCGGCACTGGTCGCACTGGTCGCCGCGACGGCGTGCGCGGCGGAGAGCGCCCCCGTCCCCCAGGCCACGGCCCAGGCCCAGGTCACGAGTCAGGCCACCACCGTCCCCGCTGCTGCTGCGGCGGCGGCCCCGACCCCGGCCCCCACGCCGACCCCTTCCGTCCCCGCGGGGAAGAAGATCAAGGTCGGCATCGCGGACATCACTCCCATGGGGGAGAAGACCGAGAAGGTGGGCGTCGGCTTTCCGATCATCGTCACGTTCGACCGTGACGTGAAGGACAAGGCGGCCGTCGAGGCGGTGCTGGACGTCGAGTCGGAAGAGGCGCACGAGGGCGCGTGGCGCTGGGTGTCCGCCCGCAAGGTCATCTATCGGACGAAGACGTACTGGAAGCCGTACCAGAAGGTGCTCTTCACCGCGCGACTGTCGGAGCTGCCCGGCAACACCGGCGCCAAGAACGTCTCCCGCCGGTTCGCCGTCGGCGCGAAGAACATCTCCGTGGTCGACACCCGCAAGCACACGATGAAGGTGTACCGCAACGGCAAGCTGGCCAAGAAGATCCCGATCAGCGCCGGCAAGGGCGGGCTGATCAGGAACGGCGTGGACGTCTACCTGACCACCAGCGGCGTGCACCTGACCATGGGCAAGAAGGCCGTGGAGACCATGACCTCCTCCTGGATGGGCGTGACGGATCCGAAGGACCCGCGCTACTACAAGGAGGAGATCCCGTGGGCGGTGCGCATCTCCGACAGCGGTGAGTACGTCCACCAGAGCGCCGGCTACTACCAGTACCTCGGCAACTCCAACCAGAGCCACGGCTGCGTCCGCGCCACCCCGGCCGGTGCCAAGTGGTTCTACACGATCGCGCAGCGCGGCGACGTCGTGAAGATCACCGGCACCAAGCGCAAGCTCCAGTGGAACAACGGCTGGAGCTACTGGCAGCTCAACTGGACCCAGTGGAAGAAGGGCAGCGCGCTGAAGAGCTGA
- a CDS encoding ATP-binding protein yields the protein MADQKTLAEQSGDRPYRRMMRPMDGRLLGGVAQGLAAQLKLDPVVIRLMFVLLTVVQGAGAVAYAVMWMVTPREPHEGQAPQRDWSQLAAFSAIGAALFSFGWLTGANQGGIGLLPFAVGGIGALILWQQADPERRSSWVSGASRSMSKNRVRTLVGITLVVVGATGFLAAEGELPQVRDSLLFTVVVVGGLLVIAAPWLAGLWKELQLERRERIRQEERAEVAAMVHDSVLHTLTLIQRVAHDPREVSRLARSQERELRNWLYQPKQDADATVAAAVRRIAAEEEDAHGVPIEVVCVGDIALDPTGKLAAMLKASRQAMVNAAKYSESPSISVYAEVEGEEVTIFVKDRGKGFDLEAVPLDRMGIRESIIGRMERHGGTARVRTEPGEGTEVMLTMKVEKA from the coding sequence ATGGCAGACCAGAAGACACTCGCCGAGCAGAGCGGCGACAGGCCCTACCGCCGGATGATGCGCCCCATGGACGGGCGCCTGCTCGGCGGTGTCGCCCAGGGGCTGGCAGCGCAGCTCAAGCTTGATCCGGTGGTGATCAGGCTGATGTTCGTGCTGCTCACCGTCGTCCAGGGGGCGGGCGCGGTGGCGTACGCCGTGATGTGGATGGTCACGCCGCGCGAGCCGCACGAGGGGCAGGCGCCGCAGCGCGACTGGAGCCAGCTCGCCGCGTTCAGCGCGATCGGGGCGGCGCTGTTCTCCTTCGGCTGGCTGACCGGGGCCAACCAGGGCGGCATCGGCCTGCTGCCGTTCGCGGTGGGCGGGATCGGCGCGCTGATCCTCTGGCAGCAGGCCGATCCGGAACGCCGCAGCAGCTGGGTGAGCGGCGCCTCGCGCAGCATGAGCAAGAACCGGGTGCGCACGCTCGTCGGCATCACCCTGGTCGTGGTCGGCGCGACCGGCTTCCTGGCCGCGGAGGGCGAGCTGCCCCAGGTCAGAGACAGCCTGCTGTTCACCGTCGTGGTCGTCGGCGGCCTGCTCGTCATCGCCGCGCCCTGGCTGGCCGGGCTGTGGAAAGAGCTGCAGCTGGAGCGGCGCGAGCGCATCAGGCAGGAGGAGCGGGCCGAGGTGGCCGCCATGGTGCACGACTCGGTGCTGCACACGCTCACCCTCATCCAGCGCGTCGCCCACGACCCCCGTGAGGTCTCCCGCCTGGCCCGCTCCCAGGAGCGCGAGCTGCGCAACTGGCTCTACCAGCCGAAACAGGACGCCGACGCCACGGTGGCGGCGGCCGTGCGCAGGATCGCCGCCGAGGAGGAGGACGCGCACGGCGTGCCCATCGAGGTCGTCTGCGTCGGCGACATCGCCCTCGACCCGACCGGCAAGCTGGCCGCGATGCTGAAGGCGTCCCGGCAGGCGATGGTCAACGCGGCCAAATACTCTGAGAGCCCGTCCATCTCCGTCTACGCGGAAGTAGAGGGTGAAGAGGTCACGATTTTCGTGAAGGATCGGGGCAAGGGGTTCGACCTCGAGGCGGTGCCGCTCGACAGGATGGGGATCAGGGAGTCCATCATCGGGAGAATGGAACGTCACGGAGGCACGGCCAGGGTGCGTACCGAGCCCGGTGAGGGCACGGAAGTGATGTTGACGATGAAGGTGGAGAAGGCATGA
- a CDS encoding response regulator, whose amino-acid sequence MTRVLIVDDHRLFRSGVRAELGDSIEVVGEAEDVETAVQAIAAHQPDVVLLDVHMPGGGGQEVLRRVLGSGSQVRFLALSVSDAAEDVIGVIRGGARGYVTKNISGKELTDAINRVADGDAVFSPRLAGFVLDAFASSEAPSIDPELDSLTQREREVLRLIARGYAYKEIAKELFISVKTVETHVSSVLRKLQLSNRHELSRWATARRLV is encoded by the coding sequence ATGACGCGCGTACTGATCGTCGATGACCACCGGTTGTTCCGATCGGGCGTGCGCGCCGAGCTGGGCGACTCGATCGAGGTCGTCGGCGAGGCCGAGGACGTCGAGACGGCGGTCCAGGCGATCGCCGCGCACCAGCCTGACGTGGTCCTGCTCGACGTGCACATGCCCGGCGGCGGTGGCCAGGAGGTGCTGCGCCGGGTGCTGGGCTCCGGCTCCCAGGTGCGGTTCCTGGCGCTTTCCGTCTCGGACGCGGCCGAGGACGTCATCGGCGTGATCAGGGGCGGCGCCCGCGGCTACGTCACCAAGAACATCAGCGGCAAGGAGCTGACCGACGCCATCAACCGGGTGGCCGACGGCGACGCGGTGTTCTCGCCGCGGCTGGCGGGCTTCGTGCTCGACGCGTTCGCCTCGTCGGAGGCGCCGTCCATCGATCCCGAGCTCGACTCGCTGACGCAGCGGGAGCGGGAGGTGCTGCGGCTGATCGCGCGGGGGTACGCGTACAAGGAGATCGCCAAGGAGCTGTTCATCTCGGTCAAGACCGTGGAGACGCACGTGTCGTCCGTGCTGCGCAAGCTGCAGCTCTCCAACCGTCACGAGCTCTCCCGCTGGGCCACCGCCCGGCGGCTCGTCTGA